In Leptotrichia sp. oral taxon 215 str. W9775, the DNA window TTGTTATTTTTACACCTTCTGAAGCTGACTGTCTTGTTCCTTCTTTTATTACAAATAATCCTAAGTTCATTGATTTCTGCGTTGGTAAATTCCAGTCTGAGCCTTTCTTTGAAATCAAATATCCATTAGCTCTAAAATATTTGAACAGTCTATCTTCTCCTGTATTTATTCCTTTCTGTTTCAAAAGCTTTGCCATTTCTCTTACTAAAATACAATCATCTGATACAGTCAGAGAATTTGCAAAAGCAACTGCTGGAGCCTGGTCCTCTATTTGTTTTTCTAATTGCATTCTTTTCTCTTGCTCCTCTTTTAATCTTGTAAAGGCTTTTATTGCCAAATCAGGATTATTTAACAGTTCATCTGTTGCATACATTCCTGTCTTTCTTATTGAAGGTAACACTTCATCAAATACCCAGCTTTCAAAAA includes these proteins:
- a CDS encoding phage antirepressor KilAC domain-containing protein encodes the protein MNELQIFKSEKFGEIEILVENGKEYFPATEVAKILGYSNPQKAIRDHCKEKGCTNRSVLTKGGKQEKKFIDEGNLYRLITKSNLPQAEVFESWVFDEVLPSIRKTGMYATDELLNNPDLAIKAFTRLKEEQEKRMQLEKQIEDQAPAVAFANSLTVSDDCILVREMAKLLKQKGINTGEDRLFKYFRANGYLISKKGSDWNLPTQKSMNLGLFVIKEGTRQSASEGVKITKTPKITGKGQQYFINKFLG